One genomic segment of Ancylobacter sp. IITR112 includes these proteins:
- a CDS encoding phosphatase PAP2 family protein yields the protein MADTNDLPYNRNAVFSRAPVLSAVAVTLLVSLVFYLVPQIDLAVAGLFYVPGKGFPAAHVPLLQDFRTYASNISLSLPLLALIGLVLKLSFPAKRSLLPPRLALFFVPLFLLGPGLLVNGILKPYWGRPRPINVTEFGGPWPFGDPWVIGPSGLGNHSFSSGEAATTACLLPLILFLPREWRGPVGGLIGLFVAAVGLNRIAFGGHFLSDVVISVGLMLVLAAVLHHLIFVRYRETLSDAALEIRLTALGYRMADQRAQFRHWLRRTLATTYRSARNLRRAERALHPGAAARAAAMDGPTGSVSAPTGTNPP from the coding sequence ATGGCCGATACGAACGACCTTCCCTATAACAGGAACGCCGTCTTCTCCCGTGCGCCCGTGCTGAGCGCCGTGGCCGTCACCCTTCTGGTGTCGCTGGTCTTCTATCTCGTCCCGCAGATCGACCTCGCTGTCGCCGGGCTGTTCTATGTGCCGGGCAAGGGCTTTCCCGCCGCTCATGTCCCGCTGCTGCAGGATTTCCGCACCTATGCCTCCAACATCTCGCTGTCGCTGCCGCTGCTGGCGCTGATCGGGCTGGTGCTCAAGCTCTCCTTCCCCGCCAAGCGCAGCCTGCTGCCGCCGCGCCTCGCGCTGTTCTTCGTGCCGCTGTTCCTGCTCGGCCCCGGCCTGCTGGTGAACGGCATCCTCAAGCCCTATTGGGGCCGTCCGCGCCCGATCAATGTCACCGAGTTCGGCGGACCATGGCCGTTCGGCGATCCCTGGGTGATCGGGCCCTCGGGCCTCGGCAACCATTCCTTTTCCTCCGGCGAGGCGGCGACCACCGCCTGCCTGCTGCCGCTGATCCTGTTCCTCCCGCGTGAGTGGCGCGGGCCGGTGGGCGGGCTGATCGGGCTGTTCGTCGCCGCGGTGGGGCTCAACCGCATCGCCTTTGGCGGGCATTTCCTGTCCGATGTCGTCATCTCGGTCGGGCTGATGCTGGTCCTTGCCGCGGTGCTCCACCACCTCATCTTCGTGCGCTACCGCGAGACGCTGTCGGACGCGGCGCTGGAGATCCGCCTCACCGCCCTCGGCTACCGCATGGCCGACCAGCGCGCCCAATTCCGCCACTGGCTGCGCCGCACGCTCGCGACCACCTATCGCAGCGCCCGCAATCTGCGCCGGGCCGAGCGGGCGCTCCATCCCGGCGCCGCCGCCCGCGCCGCCGCCATGGACGGGCCGACGGGCAGTGTCAGCGCACCCACCGGCACCAACCCGCCCTGA
- the betA gene encoding choline dehydrogenase: protein MSAAAHDLYDFVIIGAGSAGCVLADRLSAEGSNRVLVLEYGGSDRSVFIQMPSALSIPMNMKKYNWMYETEPEPGLDGRRMHCPRGKVLGGSSSINGLVYMRGAPADFDRWQEEGARGWSYADVLPYFQRAESRREGGDEYRGSDGPLATRYGTLENPLYRAFISAAQQAGYPASDDVNGYQQEGFGRMDMTVKDGVRWSAANAYLKPAMKRANLKVETHARVERILFEGRRAIGVRWSRGGATHEVRAAREVILSGGSINSPQLLKLSGIGSADELLPLGIEMVAHRPGVGENLQDHLEIYFQQACTQPITLYSKMGLIPRGLIGARWLLKKDGLGATNHFEACGFIRSRPGVASPDIQYHFLPLAVTYDGQGLASEHGYQAHVGPMRSKSRGWVRLASADPFAAPRIRFNYLTHPDDRTEFRAAVRLTREIFAQPAFAPYRGREIAPGAQVTSDEAIDAFVREKVESAYHPSCTCRMGSPADPLAVLDPQMRVIGVEGLRVVDSSAMPSITNANLNAPTIMMAEKAADHILGKPLLAPSNAPVYVAPNWQSAQR, encoded by the coding sequence ATGTCCGCCGCCGCCCACGATCTCTACGACTTCGTCATCATCGGCGCCGGTTCGGCCGGCTGTGTGCTGGCCGACCGGCTGAGCGCGGAGGGGAGCAACCGCGTTCTTGTGCTGGAATATGGCGGCTCCGACCGTTCCGTGTTCATCCAGATGCCGAGCGCGCTCTCCATCCCGATGAACATGAAGAAATACAACTGGATGTATGAGACCGAGCCGGAGCCGGGGCTGGACGGGCGGCGGATGCACTGCCCGCGCGGCAAGGTGCTGGGCGGCTCCTCCTCGATCAATGGCCTCGTCTATATGCGCGGCGCGCCGGCGGATTTCGACCGCTGGCAGGAGGAAGGCGCGCGCGGCTGGTCCTATGCCGATGTGCTGCCCTATTTCCAAAGGGCGGAAAGCCGACGCGAGGGCGGGGATGAATATCGCGGCAGCGACGGCCCGCTCGCCACGCGCTATGGCACGCTGGAAAACCCGCTCTACCGGGCGTTCATCAGTGCCGCCCAGCAGGCGGGTTACCCCGCCAGCGACGACGTGAACGGCTACCAACAGGAAGGCTTCGGCCGCATGGACATGACCGTCAAGGACGGCGTGCGCTGGTCGGCGGCCAATGCCTATCTCAAACCCGCGATGAAGCGGGCGAACCTGAAGGTCGAGACCCATGCGCGGGTGGAGCGCATCCTGTTCGAAGGGCGGCGGGCCATCGGCGTGCGCTGGTCGCGCGGGGGCGCGACGCATGAGGTGCGGGCGGCGCGGGAGGTGATCCTCTCCGGCGGCTCGATCAACTCGCCGCAACTGCTCAAGCTTTCCGGCATCGGCAGCGCCGATGAATTGCTGCCGCTCGGCATCGAGATGGTGGCGCACCGGCCGGGCGTGGGGGAAAATCTGCAGGACCATCTGGAAATCTATTTCCAGCAGGCCTGCACCCAGCCGATCACGCTCTATTCCAAGATGGGGCTGATCCCGCGCGGGCTGATCGGCGCGCGCTGGCTCTTGAAGAAGGACGGGCTCGGCGCCACCAACCATTTCGAGGCCTGCGGCTTCATCCGCTCACGCCCCGGAGTGGCGTCACCCGACATCCAGTATCATTTCCTGCCCCTCGCCGTGACCTATGACGGGCAGGGGCTGGCAAGCGAGCATGGCTACCAGGCCCATGTGGGGCCGATGCGTTCCAAGAGCCGGGGCTGGGTGCGGCTCGCCTCGGCCGATCCGTTCGCGGCGCCGCGCATCCGCTTCAACTACCTCACCCACCCCGACGACCGCACCGAGTTCCGCGCCGCCGTGCGGCTGACGCGCGAGATTTTCGCGCAGCCGGCCTTCGCGCCCTATCGCGGGCGGGAAATCGCGCCGGGGGCGCAGGTGACGAGCGACGAGGCGATCGACGCCTTTGTGCGCGAGAAGGTGGAGAGCGCCTATCACCCTTCCTGCACCTGCCGCATGGGATCGCCCGCCGATCCGCTGGCGGTGCTCGATCCGCAGATGCGGGTGATCGGGGTCGAGGGGCTGCGGGTGGTGGATTCCTCCGCCATGCCGTCCATCACCAATGCGAACCTGAACGCGCCGACCATCATGATGGCGGAGAAGGCGGCCGACCATATTCTCGGCAAGCCGCTGCTGGCGCCGTCCAACGCGCCGGTCTATGTGGCGCCGAACTGGCAGAGCGCGCAGCGCTAG
- the betB gene encoding betaine-aldehyde dehydrogenase, translating to MARANAQAQKPPARFDEVDDESDPAGRAGPAGPARGEEETRRRAPEDVRRRQLIDATIDSLAEIGFNASTLAQIARRAGVSPGLVAHYFGDKDGLLEATLRHLSLRLYRATAQRLAAADTPRGRVQALIDANLAPEEFDQRTSSVWLAFWGQVLHSERLRRVQRIYQARMLANLRHDLRALVAPGEVHRLAITIAAVIDGLWLRSSLSAAGETDSVSARQVASHFVDAQIAAAAPAPPTNGPATMTSRPPLHANHIGGQYRPHGGATFTTSNPATGEVLAEIEIAGEAEVEAAVAAARTGQKRWAAMTGAERGRILMRAVALLRARNDELARLETLDTGKPIQETIVVDVLSGADCLEYYAGLAASLTGEHVDLGPSAFGYTRREPLGIVAGIGAWNYPLQIACWKSAPALACGNAMIFKPAELTPLTALKLAEIYAEAGVPEGVFSVVQGFADTGRLLTRHPAIAKVSLTGEVGTGKKVMADAAGTLKYVTLELGGKSPLIVFDDADLDDAVSGALLANFYSAGEVCSNGTRVFVHEKVRPAFLEKLKERVAKMVVGDPLDPATQVGALISPEHMEKVLGYIEKGKAEGAVLLAGGHRVTNGALGKGCFVAPTVFDGCADGMSIVREEIFGPVMAVLSFTEEEEVIARANDTDFGLAAGVFTKDLARGHRVIAQLQAGTCWINAYNITPIELPFGGAKQSGLGRENGKAAIEHYTQLKSVYVNLGRVEAPY from the coding sequence GTGGCCCGGGCGAATGCGCAGGCGCAGAAGCCTCCCGCGCGGTTCGATGAGGTGGACGATGAGTCCGATCCGGCCGGCCGGGCCGGTCCGGCCGGTCCGGCGCGTGGGGAGGAGGAGACCCGCCGCCGTGCGCCGGAGGATGTGCGTCGTCGCCAACTGATCGACGCCACCATCGATTCGCTGGCCGAGATCGGCTTCAACGCCTCGACCCTGGCGCAGATCGCGCGGCGGGCGGGCGTCTCGCCCGGCCTCGTCGCGCATTATTTCGGCGACAAGGACGGGCTGCTGGAGGCGACGCTGCGTCACCTCTCGCTGCGGCTCTACCGCGCCACCGCCCAGCGGCTTGCCGCCGCCGACACGCCGCGCGGCCGGGTTCAGGCGCTGATCGACGCCAATCTGGCGCCGGAAGAGTTCGACCAGCGCACCTCAAGCGTCTGGCTCGCCTTCTGGGGGCAGGTGCTGCATTCTGAGCGGCTGCGCCGGGTGCAGCGCATTTATCAGGCGCGCATGCTCGCCAATCTGCGTCACGATCTGCGCGCGCTGGTGGCGCCGGGCGAGGTGCACCGCCTCGCCATCACCATTGCCGCCGTGATTGACGGGCTGTGGCTGCGCTCCTCGCTTTCCGCCGCCGGCGAGACCGACTCGGTCAGCGCCCGGCAGGTCGCCTCCCACTTCGTCGACGCCCAGATCGCCGCCGCCGCGCCGGCGCCCCCCACCAACGGACCCGCGACCATGACCAGCCGTCCCCCGCTGCACGCCAACCATATTGGCGGGCAATACCGCCCGCATGGCGGCGCCACCTTCACCACCTCCAACCCCGCCACCGGCGAGGTGCTGGCGGAGATCGAGATTGCCGGCGAGGCCGAGGTCGAGGCGGCGGTGGCCGCCGCGCGCACCGGGCAGAAGCGTTGGGCGGCGATGACCGGGGCGGAGCGCGGGCGCATTCTCATGCGCGCGGTTGCCCTGCTGCGCGCGCGCAATGACGAGCTGGCCCGGCTGGAGACGCTGGACACCGGCAAGCCGATTCAGGAAACCATCGTGGTCGATGTGCTCTCGGGCGCGGACTGCCTCGAATATTATGCCGGCCTCGCCGCCTCGCTCACCGGCGAGCATGTCGATCTCGGTCCCAGCGCCTTCGGCTACACCCGCCGCGAGCCGCTCGGCATCGTCGCCGGCATCGGCGCCTGGAACTATCCCTTGCAGATCGCCTGCTGGAAATCCGCCCCCGCTCTCGCCTGCGGCAATGCGATGATCTTCAAGCCGGCGGAACTGACTCCGCTCACCGCGCTGAAGCTCGCCGAAATCTATGCGGAAGCCGGCGTGCCGGAAGGCGTGTTCAGCGTGGTGCAGGGCTTTGCCGATACCGGCCGGCTGCTCACCCGCCACCCCGCCATCGCCAAGGTCTCGCTCACCGGCGAGGTCGGCACCGGCAAAAAGGTGATGGCGGATGCCGCCGGCACGCTGAAATATGTGACGCTGGAACTCGGCGGAAAATCGCCGCTCATCGTGTTCGACGATGCCGATCTCGACGATGCGGTGTCGGGCGCGCTGCTGGCGAATTTCTATTCCGCCGGCGAGGTCTGCTCCAACGGCACCCGCGTCTTCGTGCACGAAAAGGTGCGCCCCGCCTTCCTCGAAAAGCTGAAAGAGCGGGTGGCGAAGATGGTGGTGGGCGATCCGCTGGACCCCGCGACGCAGGTCGGCGCGCTGATCTCGCCCGAGCACATGGAAAAGGTGCTCGGCTATATCGAGAAGGGCAAGGCCGAGGGGGCGGTGCTGCTCGCCGGCGGCCACCGCGTCACCAATGGCGCGCTCGGCAAGGGCTGCTTCGTCGCGCCCACCGTGTTCGATGGCTGCGCCGACGGGATGAGCATCGTGCGCGAGGAGATTTTCGGCCCGGTCATGGCGGTGCTGTCCTTCACTGAGGAGGAAGAGGTGATCGCCCGCGCCAACGACACCGATTTCGGCCTCGCCGCCGGCGTGTTCACCAAGGACCTCGCGCGCGGCCACCGGGTGATCGCGCAATTGCAGGCCGGCACCTGCTGGATCAACGCCTATAACATCACGCCGATCGAACTGCCCTTCGGCGGCGCCAAGCAATCCGGCCTCGGGCGCGAGAACGGCAAGGCGGCGATCGAGCATTACACCCAGCTCAAGAGCGTCTACGTCAATCTCGGCCGCGTCGAGGCGCCCTACTGA
- a CDS encoding choline ABC transporter substrate-binding protein — MLNFMAAAALGMALGLAPQPRDAAQAAEPAACKTVRFADVGWTDITATTALASSILEALGYTPKTQVLSVPVTYKSMQTKDIDVFLGNWMPTMEADLKPYRDDKTVEVIGVNLEGAKYTLAVPTYLYDEGLKSFADIAKFKDKLGGKIYGIEPGNDGNRLILDMIKDDKYGLKGFDLVESSEQGMLAQVERAARRKEAIVFLGWEPHPMNAKYKMSYLSGGDDVFGPNYGGATIYTNTRAGYTSECPNVGTFIKNLKFSLDTENVVMGYILLDGMEPAKAADKWLKANPTVWEPWLAGVTTIDGKPAVPAVKAALKL, encoded by the coding sequence ATGCTCAATTTCATGGCCGCCGCCGCCCTCGGAATGGCGCTCGGCCTCGCTCCCCAGCCCCGCGACGCCGCCCAGGCTGCCGAGCCGGCGGCGTGCAAGACGGTTCGCTTCGCCGATGTCGGCTGGACCGACATCACCGCCACCACCGCGCTCGCCTCCTCCATCCTGGAAGCGCTCGGCTACACCCCGAAGACGCAGGTTCTCTCGGTGCCGGTGACGTATAAATCCATGCAGACCAAGGATATCGACGTCTTCCTCGGCAATTGGATGCCGACGATGGAAGCCGATCTGAAGCCCTATCGCGACGACAAGACGGTGGAGGTGATCGGCGTCAATCTGGAAGGTGCCAAGTACACGTTGGCGGTGCCGACCTATCTCTATGACGAAGGACTGAAGTCCTTCGCCGATATCGCCAAGTTCAAGGACAAGCTGGGCGGAAAGATCTACGGCATCGAGCCGGGAAACGACGGCAATCGCCTGATCCTCGACATGATCAAGGACGACAAATACGGCCTGAAGGGCTTCGATCTCGTCGAATCCAGCGAGCAGGGCATGCTCGCGCAGGTGGAGCGCGCGGCGCGCCGCAAGGAAGCTATCGTTTTCCTCGGCTGGGAACCGCACCCCATGAACGCCAAGTACAAGATGAGCTATCTCTCGGGCGGCGACGATGTTTTCGGCCCGAATTATGGCGGCGCCACCATCTATACAAACACCCGCGCCGGCTATACCAGCGAGTGCCCGAATGTCGGCACCTTCATCAAGAACCTGAAATTCTCGCTCGACACCGAGAATGTCGTCATGGGCTATATCCTGCTCGACGGCATGGAGCCCGCCAAGGCCGCCGACAAGTGGCTGAAGGCCAATCCCACCGTGTGGGAGCCCTGGCTCGCCGGCGTCACCACCATCGACGGCAAGCCTGCCGTTCCCGCGGTGAAGGCGGCGCTGAAGCTCTGA
- the choW gene encoding choline ABC transporter permease subunit, whose product MYDWLTEHKIPLGIWLRDFVDLLTTHGQGFFDFVSLVLGALIGGFTAALLWVPPLLLIALFGLAAWLVHRSVGLVVFIVGALLLVTNLGYWSATMETLSLVICATLVCVVVGVPIGIAAAHRPWLYTAIRPVLDLMQTIPTFVYLIPTLVLFGLGAVPGLISTVIFSIPAPIRLTHLGISSVPPALYEAGKAFGATKTQLLFKVELPYALPTIMAGVTQCIMLSLSMVVIAALVGADGLGKPVVRALNSVNIAMGFEAGLAIVVLAIVLDRVCKRPERRARKG is encoded by the coding sequence ATGTATGACTGGCTGACCGAGCACAAGATTCCGCTGGGAATCTGGCTCCGCGACTTTGTCGACCTGCTAACCACGCATGGTCAGGGGTTTTTCGACTTCGTCTCGCTGGTGCTGGGCGCGCTGATCGGCGGCTTTACCGCGGCGCTGCTCTGGGTGCCGCCGCTTCTGCTGATCGCGCTGTTCGGGCTGGCGGCCTGGCTGGTGCACCGCTCGGTCGGGCTGGTGGTGTTCATCGTCGGCGCGCTGCTGCTGGTCACCAATCTCGGCTACTGGTCGGCAACGATGGAGACGCTCTCGCTGGTCATCTGCGCCACACTGGTCTGCGTCGTCGTCGGTGTCCCCATCGGTATCGCCGCCGCGCACCGGCCCTGGCTCTACACCGCGATCCGCCCGGTGCTGGACCTGATGCAGACCATCCCGACCTTCGTCTATCTCATTCCGACGCTTGTGCTTTTCGGGCTTGGTGCGGTGCCCGGGCTGATCTCCACCGTCATCTTCTCCATCCCCGCCCCCATCCGCCTCACCCATCTCGGCATCTCCTCTGTGCCGCCCGCACTCTATGAAGCCGGCAAGGCGTTCGGCGCCACCAAGACCCAGCTATTGTTCAAGGTGGAACTGCCCTACGCGCTGCCCACCATCATGGCCGGCGTCACCCAATGCATCATGCTGAGCCTGTCCATGGTGGTGATCGCCGCCCTCGTCGGCGCCGACGGTCTCGGCAAGCCGGTGGTGCGGGCGCTCAATTCCGTCAACATCGCCATGGGCTTCGAGGCCGGTCTCGCCATCGTCGTCCTCGCCATCGTGCTGGATCGTGTGTGCAAGCGGCCCGAGCGCCGCGCGCGAAAGGGCTGA
- the choV gene encoding choline ABC transporter ATP-binding protein codes for MAAVEFRNIDIVFGADQKGALRLIDEGRSRDEILAATGAVLGAAGVSLAVERGEICVLMGLSGSGKSTILRAINRLNEVARGEVLVEHKGAAIDVAHCDEATLRDIRMHTVSMVFQQFGLLPWRTVRDNVGFGLELRGDMSAAERNRIVDEKLAMVGLTNWAGKYTNELSGGMQQRVGLARAFATDADILLMDEPFSALDPLIRDKLQDELLDLQRRIHKTIVFVSHDLDEALKLGNKIAIMEGGRIVQAGTAEDILLRPANAYVAEFVKHMNPLNVLRGTAVMRPAASLAREGDAVVLDRDGHVKVKVDAEGRPVALDLDGRTGVLATADGEAGLIDDKLAHDADCIVAPVDLKLKAAIELKRHTDLPILLVDNLGRLAGLCDDDEIYRGLLRRLDG; via the coding sequence ATGGCCGCCGTCGAATTCCGCAATATCGACATCGTCTTCGGCGCCGACCAGAAGGGCGCGCTGAGGCTGATCGACGAGGGGCGCTCGCGCGACGAAATCCTCGCCGCCACCGGCGCCGTACTCGGCGCGGCGGGGGTGAGTCTGGCCGTCGAGCGCGGCGAGATCTGCGTGCTGATGGGACTGTCCGGCTCCGGCAAGTCCACCATCCTGCGCGCCATAAACCGGCTGAACGAGGTGGCGCGCGGCGAGGTGCTCGTCGAGCACAAGGGCGCCGCCATTGATGTCGCCCATTGCGACGAGGCCACGCTGCGCGACATCCGTATGCACACCGTCTCCATGGTGTTCCAGCAGTTCGGCCTGCTGCCCTGGCGCACGGTGCGCGACAATGTCGGCTTCGGGCTGGAACTGCGCGGCGACATGAGCGCGGCTGAGCGCAACCGCATCGTCGACGAGAAGCTCGCCATGGTCGGCCTCACCAACTGGGCCGGAAAATACACCAACGAACTCTCCGGCGGCATGCAGCAGCGCGTCGGCCTCGCCCGCGCCTTCGCCACCGATGCTGACATCCTCTTGATGGACGAACCCTTTTCCGCGCTCGACCCGCTGATCCGCGACAAATTGCAGGACGAGTTGCTGGATCTGCAGCGGCGCATCCACAAGACCATCGTCTTCGTCAGCCATGATCTCGACGAGGCGCTCAAGCTCGGCAACAAGATCGCCATCATGGAAGGCGGGCGCATCGTGCAGGCGGGCACGGCGGAGGATATTCTGCTGCGTCCGGCCAATGCCTATGTCGCCGAATTCGTCAAGCACATGAACCCGCTCAACGTGCTGCGCGGCACGGCGGTGATGCGCCCGGCGGCGAGCCTCGCCCGCGAGGGCGATGCCGTGGTGCTCGACCGCGATGGGCATGTGAAGGTGAAGGTCGATGCCGAGGGGCGGCCGGTGGCGCTCGATCTCGATGGCCGCACCGGCGTGCTCGCCACCGCCGATGGCGAGGCGGGGCTAATCGACGACAAGCTGGCGCACGACGCCGATTGCATCGTCGCTCCGGTCGATCTCAAACTGAAAGCGGCGATCGAACTGAAGCGCCACACCGACCTGCCGATCCTTCTGGTCGACAATCTCGGCCGCCTCGCCGGTTTGTGTGACGACGACGAGATCTATCGCGGCCTGTTGCGGCGGCTGGACGGCTGA
- the glmM gene encoding phosphoglucosamine mutase, producing the protein MARALFGTDGIRGRANGIITPELALKVGMAAGLVFQRGDHRHRVVIGKDTRLSGYMIENALVAGFTAVGMDVLLLGPMPTPAVAMLTHSMRADLGVMISASHNPFDDNGIKLFGPDGFKLSDELEARIEALIGGDMGSMLAQPANMGRAKRIESVHARYIEFAKRTLPRNQSFDGLRVVVDCANGAAYRVAPEALWELGCEVITIGDEPDGFNINRDVGSTAPEALAAKVREVRADIGIALDGDADRVLIVDEKGRLVDGDQLMAVVAESFQEDGRLAREGIVATVMSNLGLERHLASLGLTLARTPVGDRHVLEHMRNHGFNVGGEQSGHIILSDYSTTGDGLVAALQVLAMVQRRGRAVSEVCHRFDPLPQILRNVRYKSGRPLENDGVLKAIAAAELKLNSHGRLLIRPSGTEPVIRVMGEGDDRDLVEAVVSDVVEAVGLAAA; encoded by the coding sequence ATGGCACGCGCATTGTTTGGCACTGACGGCATCCGTGGACGGGCCAATGGCATCATCACCCCCGAACTCGCGCTCAAGGTCGGCATGGCGGCCGGCCTGGTGTTCCAGCGCGGGGACCACCGCCACCGCGTCGTCATCGGCAAGGATACCCGCCTGTCCGGCTACATGATCGAGAATGCCCTGGTCGCTGGCTTCACCGCCGTGGGGATGGACGTGCTTTTGCTTGGCCCGATGCCGACCCCGGCTGTGGCCATGCTCACCCATTCCATGCGCGCCGATCTCGGCGTGATGATCTCCGCCTCGCACAACCCTTTTGACGACAACGGCATCAAGCTGTTCGGCCCCGATGGCTTCAAGCTCTCAGATGAGCTGGAAGCCCGGATCGAGGCGCTGATCGGCGGTGATATGGGAAGCATGCTGGCGCAGCCGGCCAATATGGGCCGGGCCAAGCGCATCGAGAGCGTGCATGCGCGCTATATCGAGTTCGCCAAGCGGACATTGCCGCGCAACCAGTCCTTTGACGGGCTGCGCGTCGTCGTCGACTGCGCCAATGGCGCCGCCTACCGCGTCGCCCCCGAAGCGTTGTGGGAACTGGGGTGCGAGGTCATCACCATTGGCGATGAGCCGGATGGCTTCAACATCAACCGCGATGTCGGCTCCACCGCACCGGAAGCGCTGGCCGCGAAGGTGCGCGAAGTGCGCGCCGATATCGGCATTGCCCTCGACGGTGACGCCGACCGCGTGCTGATCGTCGACGAAAAGGGCCGTCTGGTGGATGGCGACCAACTCATGGCCGTGGTGGCGGAGAGCTTCCAGGAAGACGGGCGGCTGGCCCGCGAGGGCATCGTCGCCACTGTGATGTCCAATCTCGGGCTGGAGCGCCATCTCGCCTCCCTCGGCCTGACGCTCGCCCGCACGCCGGTCGGCGACCGCCATGTGCTGGAGCACATGCGCAACCACGGCTTCAATGTCGGCGGCGAGCAGTCCGGCCACATCATCCTGTCCGACTATTCCACCACCGGCGACGGGCTGGTGGCGGCACTTCAGGTGCTTGCCATGGTGCAGCGGCGAGGGCGCGCAGTGTCGGAAGTGTGCCACCGTTTTGATCCGCTGCCGCAGATCCTGCGCAATGTGCGCTACAAGAGCGGGCGGCCGCTGGAAAATGACGGCGTTCTCAAGGCCATCGCCGCTGCCGAACTCAAGCTGAACAGCCATGGCCGGCTGCTCATCCGCCCCTCCGGCACCGAGCCGGTGATCCGGGTGATGGGCGAGGGCGATGATCGCGACCTCGTCGAGGCGGTGGTCAGCGATGTGGTGGAAGCGGTCGGCCTGGCGGCGGCGTAG